Proteins found in one Triticum aestivum cultivar Chinese Spring chromosome 4D, IWGSC CS RefSeq v2.1, whole genome shotgun sequence genomic segment:
- the LOC123097565 gene encoding acid phosphatase 1, translated as MGSSQALALWVVITHLLSLGGGFVSCAKPSFWPNSATHDDAGCLSWRVMVEANNARGWRTVPAPCVGYVKAYMTRGQYGRDLDSVMEQVSAYVDQIAAAADGLDAWIFDIDDTCLSNLLYYQAKRFGAYDPMAFKKWASQGACPGIPPVLGLFAALQDKGFKVFLLSGRDEETLGSCTSQNLESEGFSGYERLMMRTPEYRGQSSSLFKSAMRKQLVDEGYRIRGNLGDQWSDLQGENVGDRVFKIPNPMYFVP; from the exons ATGGGTTCCTCCCAGGCGCTTGCTCTGTGGGTGGTGATCACGCACCTCCTCTcccttggcggcggcttcgtcagCTGCGCCAAGCCGAGCTTCTGGCCGAACTCCGCGACGCACGACGACGCCGGCTGCCTCAGCTGGCGCGTCATGGTGGAGGCCAACAACGCGAGGGGCTGGCGCACGGTGCCGGCGCCCTGCGTCGGCTACGTCAAGGCCTACATGACCCGGGGCCAGTACGGCAGGGACCTGGACAGCGTCATGGAGCAGGTGTCCGCCTACGTCGaccagatcgccgccgccgccgacggcctCGACGCCTGGATCTTCGACATCGACGACACCTGCCTCTCCAACCTGCTCTACTACCAGGCCAAGCGCTTCGG GGCGTACGATCCCATGGCCTTCAAGAAGTGGGCTAGCCAAGGGGCCTGCCCGGGGATACCTCCGGTCCTTGGGCTGTTCGCGGCGCTGCAGGACAAGGGATTCAAGGTCTTCCTTCTCTCCGGGAGGGACGAGGAGACTCTGGGCTCCTGCACGTCCCAGAATCTAGAGTCGGAGGGGTTCTCAGGGTACGAGAGGCTCATGATGAG AACTCCCGAGTACCGAGGGCAGAGCTCGTCGCTGTTCAAGTCGGCGATGAGGAAGCAGCTGGTGGACGAGGGATACAGGATCCGCGGCAACCTCGGGGATCAGTGGAGCGACCTGCAGGGCGAAAACGTCGGCGACCGCGTGTTCAAGATACCAAACCCCATGTACTTCGTCCCGTGA
- the LOC123099935 gene encoding 60S ribosomal protein L10, with translation MGRRPARCYRQIKNKPYPKSRYCRGVPDAKIRIFDVGQKKRGVDEFPLCVHLVSWEKENVTSEALEAARIACNKYIAKHAGKDAFHLRVRAHPYHVLRINKMLSCAGADRLQTGMRGAFGKPTGMCARVHIGQVLLSVRCRDAQAAHAQEALRRAKFKFPGRQRVIVSGKWGFTKFKREEYLKLRREGRIVPDGVNAKLLTWHGSLEGRPRGKGVFPPSVAGSA, from the exons ATGGGAAGGA GGCCTGCTCGGTGCTACCGCCAGATCAAGAACAAGCCGTACCCCAAGTCGCGGTACTGCCGCGGGGTGCCGGACGCCAAGATCCGCATCTTCGACGTGGGGCAGAAGAAGCGTGGCGTGGACGAGTTCCCGCTGTGCGTGCACCTGGTGAGCTGGGAGAAGGAGAACGTGACGAgcgaggccctggaggcggcccgGATCGCCTGCAACAAGTACATAGCCAAGCACGCCGGCAAGGACGCCTTCCACCTCCGCGTGCGCGCGCACCCCTACCACGTCCTCCGCATCAACAAGATGCTCTCCTGCGCCGGCGCCGACCGGCTGCAGACCGGCATGCGCGGCGCCTTCGGCAAGCCCACCGGGATGTGCGCGCGGGTGCACATCGGCCAGGTGCTGCTCTCCGTGCGCTGCCGCGACGCGCAAGCGGCCCACGCGCAGGAGGCGCTGCGCCGGGCCAAGTTCAAATTCCCCGGACGCCAGAGGGTCATCGTCAGCGGCAAATG GGGATTCACCAAGTTTAAGCGCGAAGAGTATCTCAAGCTCAGGAGGGAGGGCCGCATCGTCCCCGATGGTGTCAACGCCAAG TTGCTGACTTGGCACGGGTCGCTCGAGGGACGCCCGCGAGGAAAAGGTGTCTTTCCACCCTCCGTCGCCGGATCGGCTTGA